The Sandaracinus amylolyticus genomic interval CTCGTGCTCGACCGCCGCCGCGCGCAGCACGAGATCGATCGACTCGTCGAAGCGATCCGCCGCGTCCGCGCCGAGCCGTGCCTCGACCGCGTCGAGCATGTGCACCGAGAGGAAAGATCGCATTCCGTCGGCGATCGATGGCACCGCCGTGCGGCCCGCCATCGAGAGCGCGTCCGCGACGATCTCGCGCGCTTCGCCGTCGTCCGCGAGCACCTCGAGCGCCTCGAGCACGAGGCGGAGCCGTCGCTCCTCTTGTGTCAGCGCCCTCACCCCTGGACTCCCGCTGTGCACGGCCCCGTACTAGCACGCGCCGATCGGCCGCGCTCCGCGCCGCATCGTCGCTCGCACGCGTGCCACGAGCGCATCGAGCTCGCTCGGCGTGAGGAACGCGGGATAGAGCGCGAGCATCCCCCACGGGAAGATCCCGAGCCGCAGCGAGAAGATCAGCGCGACGTGGAAGCCGATGCCGAGCGCGAGCCACACCTCGCGCACGCGCAGGAACGCGAACGCCGCGCGCATCCGTCCGCCGCGATGCGCGGTGCGTCGATACCAGAGCGCGAGCCCCATCACCGGCGCGCCGATCTCGAACGCCATCGTCGCCGCGGTCGCGAGCTGCGTGAGCGGATAGACGTGCGCGAGCCACGAGGAGAAGTCGTACGACGCGAAGTGTGGATCCGAGAGCACCACGTAGAGCGCCGCGAAGTCGCCGGGCGGCCACCACGTGAGCTGCGACTTGTGAACTCCCGCGCTGAAGTACATCCACAGCAGCTGCACGACGATCAGCCGCCGTGGCCACGCGGGGATCCGCACGTCGGGCAGCCACCGCCCGTGCTCGCGCCACGCGTCGATGGAGAGCGCGCGCCCGCACCCGCTGCACGCGAGGAGGAACAGCGCGTTGCGCAGCACCGCGTCGATCCCGCGATCCGCTTGCGGCAGGATCGCGGCGAGCTGCGAGAGCGCCATGGCGAGCACCAGCGTGCTCGTGCGACTGAAGACACCGAGCACCATCGCGAGCGCGCTCGCGACCGCGACGCCGTACACGAGGCGCGTCGTCGCGAGGCTCGCGCCGAGCCATCGCCACGCGAGCACCGGCGAGGGCTCGAGCGTGTCCATCGCGCCGAAGCCGCCCGCGCTCGAAGGGCCCCACAGCGTGTCGACGAGCCCATGTCGCGCGGCGATCAGCAGATCCGCGAGAAGCACCGACGCGACGCCGATGCGCACCACTGCGAGCACCGTCGCGCGCTCTTCCTCGGCACAGAGCGCGACCCACGCGCGCCATCGCGAGCGGAGCCGGATCATCGCTCGCGCACCTCGTCGAACATCCAGCGCGTCTCGGGATCGGGCGGCTCGCCGGGGAGGCTCACGTGATGGCGGAGGTAGCGCACGCGCACCGCGTCGACGTCGTCGCGCCGCGCGAAGATCTCGTGCGCGAGCCAGTCGACGAAGCGCGGGTGATCGGCGCGTGTCCCGCCGCTGCCGGGGTTCCACACCGCGCGCACCCGCCGGTACTCGAGCGTGCTCGCGAGGAACGCGTGCTCGGGATCGTTCGGTCGATAGAGCAGCGTCCACTCGCCGTCGATGCGCGCATCGACGTGCATCCAGTCCGGATCGGGATCCGCGACGGGGAAGAGCGACCAGCGCTGCGTGGTGTGCGTGAGCTCGAACCAGCGTCGCAGCGGATCGCGCGCGCGATCGTGCACCACCGTCAGCTCGCTGCTGATCTCGACCACGCGGGTGCGCAGCGTCGTCTCGTCGACGTCCATGCCCGCGCCGCGGAGGATGCGCGTCCACCGCTCGAGCTCGCGACGGCCGACCGGCCGCGAGAGCTGGGTGGAGTCGACGCGCGGCACCGGCAGACCCTCGATGCAGCTCCCCACGAGCGCGAAGAGGATGAGCGCTGCGCGCACGTGCGCCCGGACACCGAAGACCATCGCGGCCGAGAGCGTACTTCGACGGCACGCCGCGCTCGATCCATCTTCGCCGCCGCCGATGCTCTACCGCTGGTTCTTGAGGCCGCTCCTCTTCCTCTTGCCCGCCGAGACCGCGCATCACCTCGCGTTCGGCGCGCTGCGCTTCGCGACTGCGATCCCGGGCGTCACCGCGGTGCTGCGCGCGCTCTTCCGCCCGCGCGATCCCGCGCTGCGCGTGGACGCGCTCGGCCTGACGTTCGACGCGCCGGTCGGGCTCGCCGCGGGCTTCGACAAGAACGCCGAGGGCCACGACGCGCTGCTCGCGATCGGGTTCGGCTTCGTCGAGATCGGCACCGTGACCGCGCAGGCGCAGCCCGGGAACCCGAAGCCGCGCATGTTCCGGCTCTCCGCGGATCGCGGGCTGATCAACCGCCTCGGCTTCAACAACCGCGGGGCCGAGGACGCGGAGCGACGCCTCGCGAAGCGCGCCCGCGCGCGCGGCATCGTCGGCGTGAACGTCGGCAAGACGAAGATCGTCACCGAGGACGCCGCGATCGCCGACTACGAAGCGTCCACCGCGCGCCTCGCGCCGCTCGCCGACTACGTCGTCGTCAACGTCAGCTCGCCGAACACGCCCGGGCTGCGCGATCTCCAGGCGGTCGAGAAGCTGCGCCCGCTCCTCGCGGCGGTGCAGCGCACGATCGAGCGCACGTGCGCCGACCGGCGCCCCGCGCTGCTCGTGAAGATCGCGCCCGACCTCTCCGACGACGACGTCGACGCGGTCGCGGACCTCGCGCTCGAGCTCGGCCTCGCGGGCATCGTCGCGACGAACACGACGATCCGCCGCGACGGCCTGCGCACCCCCGACGACGTCGTGAAGCAGATCGGCGCCGGAGGCCTCAGCGGCGCACCGCTCCACGATCGCTCGCTCGCGGTGCTCCGTCGCCTGCGCGCGCGCGTCGGAGATCGCCTCGTGCTCGTCTCGGTCGGCGGCATCGAGACCGCCGAGCAGGCGTGGCAGCGAATCCGCGCCGGCGCGACGCTCGTCCAGCTCTACACCGGCTTCATCTACGGCGGCCCCACGCTCCCGAGCCGCATCGCGCGCGACCTGCTCACGCTCGCGAAGCGCGACGGCTTCACGAGAGTGAGCGACGCGATCGGCGCCGACGCGCGCGCGACGCCCGACGCTCACCCCCGATAGTCGAATCGTCTACGCGGACGCGCTGACACAGCCGAACCGGCTGTCATCGCGCGCTCTGATGGACGAATCGTCCGTCGCGCGGCTCACAGCCACTTCTTCCTCTTGAAGTACGTGAAGAATCCGACGGCCGTCACCAACATCGCAGTCCACGCGCCGTAGTACCCCCAGCGCATGTGGAGCTCCGGCATGTTCTCGAAGTTCATGCCGTAGACGCCCGCGATGAACGTCAGGGGCAGCATGATCGTCGAGATCAAGGTCAGCACCTTCATGATCTCGTTCAGCTTGTGCCCCTGCATGCTGAGATAGACCTCCATCGACGAGCTCACGATGTCGCGGAAGCTGTCGTTGAGGTCCACCACGCGCACGAAGTTGTCGTAGGCGTCGCGGAAGAAGGGCCGCACGTCCTCGGGGATGATCTCCATCTCGCGATCCCCGCGCGACAGACGATTGAGCACCTCGCGCTGGTGCAGGCCCACCCGCCGCAGGCGCTGCAGCTTGTGCTTGAGGTCCATGATCTGCTGCAGGAGATGCGGCCCCGGATCTTTCATGATCGAGGTCTCGAGCGCGTCGATCTCGTGATCGAGCTTCTCCATCAGCGGCAGGTATCGCTCGCTGAGCACGTCGGCGATCAGGTACGCGACGTACGCGGTGCCCTTGCGCATGAGCTCGGGCTTCTTCCGGACCTGCGTCCACGCGTTCTCGACGGACGCGATCAGCTTGCTGTGGCTCGTCAGCAGGAAGTTCCGCCCGAGCATCACGTCGAGATCGCCGATCGGCAGCTCGTGCGACTTCTCCCAGCCGGTCAAGAGCGCGTGGAAGACGATGTAGAGGTAGCCGTCGAACCGCTCGAGCTTCGGCGTCGGCGCGTCGGCGAGCATGTCCTCGACGACCATCGGGTGGAACTTGAAGATCCCCTCGAGGATGCGCCGGTCGCTCTCGCCGCAGTCGAGCATGTCGACCCAGACGAGCGTCGTCGGATCGGCGAGCAGCGCAGGCAGCTCGTCGATCGTGGCGTCGACCGGCGCGGAGTCGGTCGTGCGGAGCGCGAGGATGCGAGTCGTCACGGCGCACGATTGTACTCTCGTGCGCCCGACGACGTGTGTGGGTCATGGAACGAGAACGCCCACCATCAGGTAGCCCCAGTGCATCGGATCCGGGTGACCGAGGCTCGCGGCGCCGCCGCCCGGGATGAACGCGCCGTAGCCGCCCCAGATCGCGAGGTGATCGATCGGCGTCCACCGCGCCTCGACGTCGACCTCCACGCCCGCGAACTCGTCGGTGTTCATCGGATTGCGCCCGACCACCGCGCCGCCCGCGTTCGTCCATCGCGCGCCGGGCTCGACGAAGCGATAGACGCGCCCCGCGGCCCACACGCTCAGCTGACGATCGATGGGAGTCAGCCCGAAGCGCGCGAATCCGTGCGTCTGATTTCGCAGCCCGAAGAGATCGAGGAGGCCATAGATGAGGTGATTGGTCGGGAAGAAGTTGTCGAATTCGTTCCACGTCCCATCGGCGCTCTCACCGGTCCCGAAGCTCCCGCCGACTCCGATCTCCGGGCTCCAGGGCGCATCGAGCTTGTAGTGCGCCTCGCCGATCATGCCCGCTGCGAGGAAGTCGTCGTCCCCGACGCGGCCCGCCTCGAGCACGAGCTCCACCTCGTAGCGCAATCGACGCTCGACGTTGCCACTCGCGCGCAGCGAGAACGCGCCGATGTCGCGATGTCGATCGAGCCACTGCCCGGCCGCCATCATGTCGGTGCCCGCGGGGGCCTCGGTCGGCCCGTCGTGGCGATAGAGCGCATATCCGCCGAGCCGGAGCGCCTCTCCGGGCGACCACTCCGCCGCGATGCCGCCCGCATAGTCACCCTCGCTCGAGCGCGGCGTTCCATCGGGCCAATTCAGCGTGCGCGGCGTGCGCACCACGGCGCCGAATCCGTCGAGCGAGAATTCACCCTGCTGCGTGTGCACGCGGAGCGCGTCGAAGCTGCGCGCCGCAGAGGCCCAGTTGAGCGAGCCGATCAGTCGTCCACTGCCGTAGTCGATCTCCTGACGTCCGGCGCGCGCATAGCTGCTGCCGTCTCCGATCTCGAAGAAGCCCTGATGGATGCCAGTCGAGCCTCCGCTCTGCGCGCCCGGCGTCACACCGAAGTCGCGCGCGTCCTGCACCTGCACGAAGGCACGCAGCAGCTCCCAGCGCGCGTCCATCCCGATGCGCGCGCGGAACGTGACGATCCCTTGATCCGCCTCGCCCACGTACGCGCCGGTGCGCAGCTCGCCGCGCGCGCGCGCCTCGAGCGAAGGGCGCCACTCGATGCCCGCGAGCTCGAACCCCCACGGCACCGACGGCGGCGTGGACGCGGCGGGCGTCGCGACGACCGCGGGCGCGGCCGCCGGCATGATCGGCGCAGCCTCGACCGGTGCGCTCTGCGCCTCGGGCGCGGGCGCGCTCTCGGGAGGAGGCACGTCGGGCGCCGGCGCGACCTCGGGATCCGAGACGGGCGTGATCGCCTCTTCGATCGGCCTCGGCTCCGCGGGCGCGCTGCTCTGCGCGAGCGCGACCTCGGCGTGCCCGAGCGCGATGCCGATCACGGCGATCGCCGAGCGCGCCGCCGCGAGCGAGTGTGAGCGTTTCGAACGTTGGACAAGACGCATGACGACCCCCGTGGACCGGCTCGAGATCGCCGGTGCGCGCAGTTGGAATCCAAGGCGTGAGCGGGCCTCTCCGCGCGACGCGTGCGCGTCGTCGGCTCGGCGTTTCGATCGGTGGTGACCGCGGCGTCGGCGGTGATCGCGACTAAGGTGCGCTGCCGCTGATCGTCGCTTCGGCTTTCGAGGACGGCTCGGCGAGCGAGAGCGACTCGAGCTCGTCGCGCTCTTCGTCGGTCGGTGCTGCGTGATGACCGGCGCGCTCCTCGAGGAAGCCGATCACACGCTCGCGCATCGCGTCGAAGCGCGCGTCCTCGACGAGCATCCGCCGGTTCCGCGGGCGCTCGAGCGCGACCTCGAGGATCTCGCCCACGTGCGCGTGGGGGCCCGAGGTCATCATCACCACACGATCCGAGAGCAGCAGCGCCTCGTCGACGTCGTGGGTGACCATCAGCGCGGTGATGCGGTGCTCGCTCCAGAGCGAGAGCAGCACGTCCTGCAGCTCCATCCTCGTGATCGAGTCGAGCATGCCGAACGGCTCGTCGAGGAGCAGCACGTCGGGCCTGCACGCGAACGCGCGCGCGAGGCCCACGCGCTGGCGCATGCCCATCGAGAGCTCGGCCGGCTTGCGAGCCGCCGCGTCGTCGAGCCCGACGAGCTCGAGGTAGTGCATCGCGGATGCGCGCTGCTGCGCGCGCGTCGCGCTCGGCATCACCTGCTCGACCGCGAGCAGCACGTTCTGCAGCGCGGTCATCCAGGGCAGCAGGCACGCCGACTGGAACACCATGCCGCGATCGGGCCCGGGGTCCTTCACCGCGCGTCCGCCGAGCACGATCGAGCCGACGTCCGGCTTCGTGAGCCCCGCGACCATCGAGAGCACGGTCGACTTCCCGCATCCCGAGTGACCGATCAGCGCGACGAGCTCGCGCGCCTCGACCTCGAGATCGAAGCCGTCGACGACGCGCTGTCGCCCGGAGGGACCATCGAAGCTCTTCGCGATGCCCGAGAGCACCAGGTGACGCGCGCTCATCGTGCGACCTCCGCCGTCGCGCCTGCGACGCGACGCTTCGCGCGCGGCGAGCTCGCGAGCAGGTGCTCGCCGATCGCAGCGCGCGTCTCCTTGTAGGTGTGATCGTGCTGCAGCGCGCGCTTGTCGCGCGGTCGCGGCAGCTCGACGCGGAACGAGGGGCCGAGCGTCGCGCGCGGTCCCGCGCCGAGCGGCACGATGCGATCCGCGAGCAGCAGCGCCTCGTCGACGTCGTTCGTGATCAGCAGGATCGTCTTTCCGCTGCGCACGCAGATGCGCTCGAGCTCGCCCTGCAGCTTCCCGCGCGTGAGCGCGTCGAGCGCCGAGAGCGGCTCGTCCAGGATCAGGAGCTCGGGCTCCATCGCGAGCGCGCGCGCGACTGCCACGCGCTGGCGCATGCCGCCCGAGAGCTGTCCCGGCGTCTTGTCGCGCGCCGGCGCGAGGCCGACCATCGCGACGTAGCGATCCGCGTGCTGCGCGTGCTTCGTGCGATCCCACGCGGGGAACGCGGCCTCGACGGCGAGCAGCACGTTCTCGTGCACGCTGAGCCAGGGCAGCAGTGAATAGCTCTGGAACACCACGCCGCGATCGGTGCCCGGGCCGGTCACCGGCGCGCCGGCGAATCGCACCGTGCCCGTGTCGGGCGCCAGCAATCCCGCGATCAGCGAGACCAGCGTGGTCTTCCCGGCACCCGAATAGCCGACGATCGCGACGAGCTCACCGCGCTCGATCGTGAGGTCGATTCCGTGCAGCACCTCGACGCGCGAGCCGCCGCTCGCGAATCCCTTCGACACACCGCGCAGCGCGACGAGCGGCTCCACGTCAGGCCGCCTTCACGCGCAGCTCGACCGCCGCCATCAGGCGATCGAGGAGGAAGCCGACGACACCGATCGTCACGATGCACAGAATCAGGTGCTCGTAGACGAGCGAATTGTACTCCTGCCAGAGGAACCCACCGATGCCGGGCTGTCCGGTGAGCATCTCGCTCGCGACGATCACCAGCCACGCGATGCCGAGCGAGAGTCGGAATCCGGTGAACATCGCGGGCAGCGCCGCGGGCAACAGGATCTTGAAGAGCGTCTTGGTGCGCGAGAGCTTCAGCACGCGCGCGACGTTGAGGTAGTCCTGGGGGATCGCGCGGATGCCGAACGCGGTGTTCATCACCGTCGGCCACATCGAGCACATCGCGATCGCGAACGTGCCCGCGGGCTCCGGCTGTTGGAAGAGCACGAGGCCGAGCGGCAGCCACGCGAGCGGCGACACCGGGCGCAGCACCTGCACGACCGGGTCGAACGCCTTCTGCGCGGTGCGCGAGAGACCGAGCAGCAGCCCGAGCGGCACCGCGAAGACGAGCCCGAGGAGATAGCCCTTCCCGACTCGGATGAGCGAGTACCACGTGAAGCGCAGGATTCCCTGATCGAGCTCGCCACGCTTGGCGAACGGCTCGAGCACGTACAGGCGGCTCGCCTCCCACGTCTCCATCGGACTGGGCAGGAGGTCCGTGACGAACGTGCTGATCAGACCCCAGACGCCGAGCACCACGAAGATTCCGACCACCGGGAGCAACAACGACTCGAGTCGATCGCGACTCATCACCTTGCGGACGAGCTCCATCAGCGCCTCCTCTGTCGAGCGTTGGAATCAGCCTGCGAGCGCGTGG includes:
- a CDS encoding ABC transporter ATP-binding protein: MSARHLVLSGIAKSFDGPSGRQRVVDGFDLEVEARELVALIGHSGCGKSTVLSMVAGLTKPDVGSIVLGGRAVKDPGPDRGMVFQSACLLPWMTALQNVLLAVEQVMPSATRAQQRASAMHYLELVGLDDAAARKPAELSMGMRQRVGLARAFACRPDVLLLDEPFGMLDSITRMELQDVLLSLWSEHRITALMVTHDVDEALLLSDRVVMMTSGPHAHVGEILEVALERPRNRRMLVEDARFDAMRERVIGFLEERAGHHAAPTDEERDELESLSLAEPSSKAEATISGSAP
- a CDS encoding ABC transporter ATP-binding protein yields the protein MEPLVALRGVSKGFASGGSRVEVLHGIDLTIERGELVAIVGYSGAGKTTLVSLIAGLLAPDTGTVRFAGAPVTGPGTDRGVVFQSYSLLPWLSVHENVLLAVEAAFPAWDRTKHAQHADRYVAMVGLAPARDKTPGQLSGGMRQRVAVARALAMEPELLILDEPLSALDALTRGKLQGELERICVRSGKTILLITNDVDEALLLADRIVPLGAGPRATLGPSFRVELPRPRDKRALQHDHTYKETRAAIGEHLLASSPRAKRRVAGATAEVAR
- a CDS encoding HTTM domain-containing protein, with the translated sequence MIRLRSRWRAWVALCAEEERATVLAVVRIGVASVLLADLLIAARHGLVDTLWGPSSAGGFGAMDTLEPSPVLAWRWLGASLATTRLVYGVAVASALAMVLGVFSRTSTLVLAMALSQLAAILPQADRGIDAVLRNALFLLACSGCGRALSIDAWREHGRWLPDVRIPAWPRRLIVVQLLWMYFSAGVHKSQLTWWPPGDFAALYVVLSDPHFASYDFSSWLAHVYPLTQLATAATMAFEIGAPVMGLALWYRRTAHRGGRMRAAFAFLRVREVWLALGIGFHVALIFSLRLGIFPWGMLALYPAFLTPSELDALVARVRATMRRGARPIGAC
- the corA gene encoding magnesium/cobalt transporter CorA, which gives rise to MTTRILALRTTDSAPVDATIDELPALLADPTTLVWVDMLDCGESDRRILEGIFKFHPMVVEDMLADAPTPKLERFDGYLYIVFHALLTGWEKSHELPIGDLDVMLGRNFLLTSHSKLIASVENAWTQVRKKPELMRKGTAYVAYLIADVLSERYLPLMEKLDHEIDALETSIMKDPGPHLLQQIMDLKHKLQRLRRVGLHQREVLNRLSRGDREMEIIPEDVRPFFRDAYDNFVRVVDLNDSFRDIVSSSMEVYLSMQGHKLNEIMKVLTLISTIMLPLTFIAGVYGMNFENMPELHMRWGYYGAWTAMLVTAVGFFTYFKRKKWL
- a CDS encoding alginate export family protein; translation: MIGIALGHAEVALAQSSAPAEPRPIEEAITPVSDPEVAPAPDVPPPESAPAPEAQSAPVEAAPIMPAAAPAVVATPAASTPPSVPWGFELAGIEWRPSLEARARGELRTGAYVGEADQGIVTFRARIGMDARWELLRAFVQVQDARDFGVTPGAQSGGSTGIHQGFFEIGDGSSYARAGRQEIDYGSGRLIGSLNWASAARSFDALRVHTQQGEFSLDGFGAVVRTPRTLNWPDGTPRSSEGDYAGGIAAEWSPGEALRLGGYALYRHDGPTEAPAGTDMMAAGQWLDRHRDIGAFSLRASGNVERRLRYEVELVLEAGRVGDDDFLAAGMIGEAHYKLDAPWSPEIGVGGSFGTGESADGTWNEFDNFFPTNHLIYGLLDLFGLRNQTHGFARFGLTPIDRQLSVWAAGRVYRFVEPGARWTNAGGAVVGRNPMNTDEFAGVEVDVEARWTPIDHLAIWGGYGAFIPGGGAASLGHPDPMHWGYLMVGVLVP
- a CDS encoding quinone-dependent dihydroorotate dehydrogenase, yielding MLYRWFLRPLLFLLPAETAHHLAFGALRFATAIPGVTAVLRALFRPRDPALRVDALGLTFDAPVGLAAGFDKNAEGHDALLAIGFGFVEIGTVTAQAQPGNPKPRMFRLSADRGLINRLGFNNRGAEDAERRLAKRARARGIVGVNVGKTKIVTEDAAIADYEASTARLAPLADYVVVNVSSPNTPGLRDLQAVEKLRPLLAAVQRTIERTCADRRPALLVKIAPDLSDDDVDAVADLALELGLAGIVATNTTIRRDGLRTPDDVVKQIGAGGLSGAPLHDRSLAVLRRLRARVGDRLVLVSVGGIETAEQAWQRIRAGATLVQLYTGFIYGGPTLPSRIARDLLTLAKRDGFTRVSDAIGADARATPDAHPR
- the ntrB gene encoding nitrate ABC transporter permease, whose translation is MELVRKVMSRDRLESLLLPVVGIFVVLGVWGLISTFVTDLLPSPMETWEASRLYVLEPFAKRGELDQGILRFTWYSLIRVGKGYLLGLVFAVPLGLLLGLSRTAQKAFDPVVQVLRPVSPLAWLPLGLVLFQQPEPAGTFAIAMCSMWPTVMNTAFGIRAIPQDYLNVARVLKLSRTKTLFKILLPAALPAMFTGFRLSLGIAWLVIVASEMLTGQPGIGGFLWQEYNSLVYEHLILCIVTIGVVGFLLDRLMAAVELRVKAA